The sequence TGCATCAGAGGTTAAAGGAACATTTAAATTACATGCATGGATGTTTGGAACTATTATTACCATTAATGTAGGAATATTTCTAGCATTAATATCTATGCTATATGCATTGTTTATAAAGTAAATTTAAATAAATGAATATTTCTTCTATCTAAAGAATAAGTTTAAATTTTTTTTGCAATTTTTTATAATTTTTGCTATTATTTTTTAGCAAAAATAAATAATTGATCTATAATTATTTTTTGTATATTGAATAAGGTTAAATAGGGTTGTAAAGGTTGGAGAAATAATGAAATACAATTCTAAAATCAATTCTTATGAATTATATAAACATTCAATATTTTTCAGGAATTATATAAATAATGTTGCAGAAGACGTTCTTCACAATGGGATCAACTTAGAAGTTATTTATAGTACTGCTTTAAGTGGTATTGAAGATACGTTAGATAATCTAAAAGTAGAACTTAAAGAAGCACTGTTGAATTGTATCATAAGTTACAGATTTAATGGTGTTGGCTATATTTTGGTCAAAACAGCAGGAGATGATAATCTTGACTTAAAAATTAATTCAGAATTACCAATTGGATTTGTGTATTTAGATTTTAGTTGTGTGCGAGATAGGGGTTCTAAGTCTTCTTATGTCATATATTCATTCAAAGAAGAGGATGATGAGGGAGTTTTAGTTAGAAAAGAAGTCAAGATCCATAAGAGTCGTTTGATTATATATGAGAATTATGACTATATTTTGGGTTCATATACACCATGTTATACACAAAGTTTTCTTCTAAATGTAGTTCTTTTTGAGACTATCTATCAAGAGATAGATAGAAGGATTCGAAACTACAATTTTTTATTTTACAAGGATGAGTCTTTAGCAGAGATTAATGATGCTATAAGTAAAGCATCTTTGCAATTTAATTTACTTACCAAAAGCAATAAAGATAATAGTTCTGGTATGTTTAAGAAGCTTTTTAAGCGCAATTCTGATGATGGTAGTGTTGATAATAGTGGTGATGAGAGTGTAAAGAGGGGTACCAATATCTTGAATGCACTAAACAATGATTTGTCCCTCGAACTTGAGAGACTAAAATCCAATTTGAATAATGATGGGATATTCTATTCTGGAAGTGAGTCTGCACATTTAGAAGTTATGAAATATGAACTTACTTTTTTGAAAGATACTTTAGAACTTGTAAAAGCAAAAATAGGAGCAGATACTAAAGAACCATTAACTAGGAGTTTCAATGAACAAACTAAAGGTCTTGGCAATGATGGTAAAGGAGACCGAAGTAATTATTATGATTTTTTGAAGGGGGTGCAAGAACGGATTGAAATTGCGGTAAATCAGAAGCTTAATCAATATTTTGGTCTTGATATGAGATTCAATTCTCTAATTCTTTTGAGCGAAACTGACAAGATTGAGCATGATATCAAATTACTTGAACTTTATGAGAAATATAAGAGTGCTATAGGTTATGAAGAATTGTCAGAAAAGTCAGTTGAACTTTTGAAAGATAAATTGTTTTTTGGAGAAATTTTCTTAGGAGGTCAATAACGAATGAAAACAGAAACTAAAGAAAACAATAAAGTAGTTAGTAAAAATGTCAAAGTAATTAGCAAAGCTAATAATGTAGAAAGCGAAGTTCCTACAAAGACTATTAGTTTGGACGAATATAATCAGTATATGAAGTATAAAAAGGGACTTGCTAAGAATGATAAGCAGATATTATCAAACAAAGCAGGTAAACCTTTGAGTATAAATCAAAGAGTAGCGCAAGAATTAGCCGAAGTCA is a genomic window of Borrelia hispanica CRI containing:
- a CDS encoding anti-CBASS protein Acb1 family protein, which codes for MKYNSKINSYELYKHSIFFRNYINNVAEDVLHNGINLEVIYSTALSGIEDTLDNLKVELKEALLNCIISYRFNGVGYILVKTAGDDNLDLKINSELPIGFVYLDFSCVRDRGSKSSYVIYSFKEEDDEGVLVRKEVKIHKSRLIIYENYDYILGSYTPCYTQSFLLNVVLFETIYQEIDRRIRNYNFLFYKDESLAEINDAISKASLQFNLLTKSNKDNSSGMFKKLFKRNSDDGSVDNSGDESVKRGTNILNALNNDLSLELERLKSNLNNDGIFYSGSESAHLEVMKYELTFLKDTLELVKAKIGADTKEPLTRSFNEQTKGLGNDGKGDRSNYYDFLKGVQERIEIAVNQKLNQYFGLDMRFNSLILLSETDKIEHDIKLLELYEKYKSAIGYEELSEKSVELLKDKLFFGEIFLGGQ